From Syngnathus typhle isolate RoL2023-S1 ecotype Sweden linkage group LG13, RoL_Styp_1.0, whole genome shotgun sequence, a single genomic window includes:
- the LOC133165036 gene encoding CREB-regulated transcription coactivator 1-like isoform X1, with the protein MATQNNPRKFSEKIALHNQKQAQDTAAFDEVMKDLSINRAARLKLQTTQYLQLGPNHGQYYGGSLPNVNQIGSSTADFSFQDSGMDANSSSRHHGLVDRVYRNRITSPHRNPLTVDKHGRQIDSCPYSSVYLSPPPDISWRRTNSDSALHQSTLAPGQQASFMGGFQELQPKQGFQIVKQEVEEEMPKENWDCKKDVSRSKSYEVPGIHIIPSPEQHLKPVAHSTGGSLPDLSNIKFPPPLSTPLDSDDASAVSLSSSSNGANMLDKIQGLNTSQPAVTMETQSGQDNMDPLILNTRDFHQQQNLQHSPTSVPLPLSQVAINAMNLEQQLSQYAFFNQPPPSQTHQNQPACPLQQYRSRVGSSANQSPTSPISNHSFSPGTSPQQQQHNSILGSVFADFYDQQLLSIQASALSQQLEQFNMMETPNSCGSFNNQTSTLNHSQALMGLSGGHCNLTDSQQLGYSSHGNIPNIILTVSGESPPSLPNDLGDSLSSDVSFDVDDHFPLDDLKIDPLTLDGLHMLNDPDMLLTDPATEDAFRLDRL; encoded by the exons ATGGCGACTCAAAACAATCCGCGGAAATTCAGCGAGAAGATTGCTTTGCATAACCAGAAGCAGGCACAAGACACGGCGGCGTTCGACGAAGTGATGAAAGACCTCAGCATTAATCGGGCTGCCAGG TTGAAGTTGCAGACGACTCAGTATTTGCAGTTGGGACCTAACCATGGGCAGTACTATGGAGGATCGTTGCCGAACGTAAACCAGATTGGAAGCAGCACTGCTGATTTTTCTTTCCAG GATTCTGGGATGGATGCAAACAGCTCATCGCGACACCACGGGCTGGTGGACAGAGTCTACCGCAACCGAATCACATCACCCCATCGGAACCCTCTCACTGTCGACAAACATGGACGCCAG ATTGACAGCTGTCCGTACAGCTCGGTATATTTGTCACCGCCACCTGACATCAGCTGGAGGAG GACAAACTCTGACTCGGCGCTTCACCAGAGCACATTAGCTCCCGGCCAGCAAGCCTCCTTCATGGGTGGGTTCCAAGAGCTCCAGCCCAAGCAAG GATTTCAAATTGTCAAACAGGAGGTTGAAGAAGAAATGCCCAAAGAGAACTGGGACTGCAAAAAG GATGTTTCTAGATCCAAATCATATGAAGTCCCTGGAATCCA CATAATTCCATCACCGGAGCAGCATCTCAAACCAGTTGCTCACAGCACTGGCGGTTCTCTGCCTGACCTATCAAACATTAAGTTCCCTCCTCCGCTATCCACCCCGCTGGACTCAGACGATGCTTCGGCCGTCTCATTGAGTTCTTCCAGCAACGGCGCCAACATGCTGGATAAAATACAAG GATTGAACACCTCTCAGCCCGCAGTAACCATGGAGACGCAGTCTGGGCAGGACAACATGGATCCTCTTATTCTTAACACAAGAGACTTTCACCAGCAGCAGAACTTGCAGCACTCGCCAACATCGGTGCCGCTCCCACTCTCTCAG GTTGCAATCAATGCCATGAACCTTGAACAGCAGTTATCCCAGTATGCCTTCTTCAATCAGCCTCCGCCATCCCAAACACACCAGAACCAGCCT GCCTGCCCACTCCAACAATACCGCAGTAGGGTGGGATCCTCTGCCAATCAATCTCCAACCTCCCCCATCTCCAACCATAGCTTCTCACCTGGAACTTCGCCTCAA cagcagcagcataacTCCATCCTGGGCAGTGTCTTTGCAGACTTTTATGACCAGCAGCTTCTGTCCATTCAGGCCAGTGCTCTCTCTCAACAG CTAGAGCAGTTCAACATGATGGAAACACCCAACAGCTGTGGTAGCTTCAACAACCAGACCTCCACACTCAACCACTCCCAGGCCTTGATGGGCTTGTCCGGTGGCCACTGTAACCTCACGGACTCTCAGCAGCTTGGCTACAGTAGTCACGGCAACATCCCCAACATCATTCTCACAG TGAGTGGCGAGTCTCCTCCCAGCCTGCCCAATGACCTGGGTGACTCCCTGTCAAGCGATGTCAGCTTCGACGTCGACGACCATTTCCCACTGGATGACCTAAAAATCGACCCACTGACACTTGATGGCCTGCACATGCTCAATGACCCGGACATGTTGCTCACTGACCCGGCCACAGAGGATGCCTTTCGACTGGATCGCCTCTGA
- the LOC133165036 gene encoding CREB-regulated transcription coactivator 1-like isoform X2 — translation MATQNNPRKFSEKIALHNQKQAQDTAAFDEVMKDLSINRAARLKLQTTQYLQLGPNHGQYYGGSLPNVNQIGSSTADFSFQDSGMDANSSSRHHGLVDRVYRNRITSPHRNPLTVDKHGRQIDSCPYSSVYLSPPPDISWRRTNSDSALHQSTLAPGQQASFMGGFQELQPKQGFQIVKQEVEEEMPKENWDCKKDVSRSKSYEVPGIHIIPSPEQHLKPVAHSTGGSLPDLSNIKFPPPLSTPLDSDDASAVSLSSSSNGANMLDKIQGLNTSQPAVTMETQSGQDNMDPLILNTRDFHQQQNLQHSPTSVPLPLSQVAINAMNLEQQLSQYAFFNQPPPSQTHQNQPACPLQQYRSRVGSSANQSPTSPISNHSFSPGTSPQQQHNSILGSVFADFYDQQLLSIQASALSQQLEQFNMMETPNSCGSFNNQTSTLNHSQALMGLSGGHCNLTDSQQLGYSSHGNIPNIILTVSGESPPSLPNDLGDSLSSDVSFDVDDHFPLDDLKIDPLTLDGLHMLNDPDMLLTDPATEDAFRLDRL, via the exons ATGGCGACTCAAAACAATCCGCGGAAATTCAGCGAGAAGATTGCTTTGCATAACCAGAAGCAGGCACAAGACACGGCGGCGTTCGACGAAGTGATGAAAGACCTCAGCATTAATCGGGCTGCCAGG TTGAAGTTGCAGACGACTCAGTATTTGCAGTTGGGACCTAACCATGGGCAGTACTATGGAGGATCGTTGCCGAACGTAAACCAGATTGGAAGCAGCACTGCTGATTTTTCTTTCCAG GATTCTGGGATGGATGCAAACAGCTCATCGCGACACCACGGGCTGGTGGACAGAGTCTACCGCAACCGAATCACATCACCCCATCGGAACCCTCTCACTGTCGACAAACATGGACGCCAG ATTGACAGCTGTCCGTACAGCTCGGTATATTTGTCACCGCCACCTGACATCAGCTGGAGGAG GACAAACTCTGACTCGGCGCTTCACCAGAGCACATTAGCTCCCGGCCAGCAAGCCTCCTTCATGGGTGGGTTCCAAGAGCTCCAGCCCAAGCAAG GATTTCAAATTGTCAAACAGGAGGTTGAAGAAGAAATGCCCAAAGAGAACTGGGACTGCAAAAAG GATGTTTCTAGATCCAAATCATATGAAGTCCCTGGAATCCA CATAATTCCATCACCGGAGCAGCATCTCAAACCAGTTGCTCACAGCACTGGCGGTTCTCTGCCTGACCTATCAAACATTAAGTTCCCTCCTCCGCTATCCACCCCGCTGGACTCAGACGATGCTTCGGCCGTCTCATTGAGTTCTTCCAGCAACGGCGCCAACATGCTGGATAAAATACAAG GATTGAACACCTCTCAGCCCGCAGTAACCATGGAGACGCAGTCTGGGCAGGACAACATGGATCCTCTTATTCTTAACACAAGAGACTTTCACCAGCAGCAGAACTTGCAGCACTCGCCAACATCGGTGCCGCTCCCACTCTCTCAG GTTGCAATCAATGCCATGAACCTTGAACAGCAGTTATCCCAGTATGCCTTCTTCAATCAGCCTCCGCCATCCCAAACACACCAGAACCAGCCT GCCTGCCCACTCCAACAATACCGCAGTAGGGTGGGATCCTCTGCCAATCAATCTCCAACCTCCCCCATCTCCAACCATAGCTTCTCACCTGGAACTTCGCCTCAA cagcagcataacTCCATCCTGGGCAGTGTCTTTGCAGACTTTTATGACCAGCAGCTTCTGTCCATTCAGGCCAGTGCTCTCTCTCAACAG CTAGAGCAGTTCAACATGATGGAAACACCCAACAGCTGTGGTAGCTTCAACAACCAGACCTCCACACTCAACCACTCCCAGGCCTTGATGGGCTTGTCCGGTGGCCACTGTAACCTCACGGACTCTCAGCAGCTTGGCTACAGTAGTCACGGCAACATCCCCAACATCATTCTCACAG TGAGTGGCGAGTCTCCTCCCAGCCTGCCCAATGACCTGGGTGACTCCCTGTCAAGCGATGTCAGCTTCGACGTCGACGACCATTTCCCACTGGATGACCTAAAAATCGACCCACTGACACTTGATGGCCTGCACATGCTCAATGACCCGGACATGTTGCTCACTGACCCGGCCACAGAGGATGCCTTTCGACTGGATCGCCTCTGA
- the LOC133165036 gene encoding CREB-regulated transcription coactivator 1-like isoform X3: MATQNNPRKFSEKIALHNQKQAQDTAAFDEVMKDLSINRAARLKLQTTQYLQLGPNHGQYYGGSLPNVNQIGSSTADFSFQDSGMDANSSSRHHGLVDRVYRNRITSPHRNPLTVDKHGRQIDSCPYSSVYLSPPPDISWRRTNSDSALHQSTLAPGQQASFMGGFQELQPKQGFQIVKQEVEEEMPKENWDCKKDVSRSKSYEVPGIHIIPSPEQHLKPVAHSTGGSLPDLSNIKFPPPLSTPLDSDDASAVSLSSSSNGANMLDKIQGLNTSQPAVTMETQSGQDNMDPLILNTRDFHQQQNLQHSPTSVPLPLSQVAINAMNLEQQLSQYAFFNQPPPSQTHQNQPQQQHNSILGSVFADFYDQQLLSIQASALSQQLEQFNMMETPNSCGSFNNQTSTLNHSQALMGLSGGHCNLTDSQQLGYSSHGNIPNIILTVSGESPPSLPNDLGDSLSSDVSFDVDDHFPLDDLKIDPLTLDGLHMLNDPDMLLTDPATEDAFRLDRL, translated from the exons ATGGCGACTCAAAACAATCCGCGGAAATTCAGCGAGAAGATTGCTTTGCATAACCAGAAGCAGGCACAAGACACGGCGGCGTTCGACGAAGTGATGAAAGACCTCAGCATTAATCGGGCTGCCAGG TTGAAGTTGCAGACGACTCAGTATTTGCAGTTGGGACCTAACCATGGGCAGTACTATGGAGGATCGTTGCCGAACGTAAACCAGATTGGAAGCAGCACTGCTGATTTTTCTTTCCAG GATTCTGGGATGGATGCAAACAGCTCATCGCGACACCACGGGCTGGTGGACAGAGTCTACCGCAACCGAATCACATCACCCCATCGGAACCCTCTCACTGTCGACAAACATGGACGCCAG ATTGACAGCTGTCCGTACAGCTCGGTATATTTGTCACCGCCACCTGACATCAGCTGGAGGAG GACAAACTCTGACTCGGCGCTTCACCAGAGCACATTAGCTCCCGGCCAGCAAGCCTCCTTCATGGGTGGGTTCCAAGAGCTCCAGCCCAAGCAAG GATTTCAAATTGTCAAACAGGAGGTTGAAGAAGAAATGCCCAAAGAGAACTGGGACTGCAAAAAG GATGTTTCTAGATCCAAATCATATGAAGTCCCTGGAATCCA CATAATTCCATCACCGGAGCAGCATCTCAAACCAGTTGCTCACAGCACTGGCGGTTCTCTGCCTGACCTATCAAACATTAAGTTCCCTCCTCCGCTATCCACCCCGCTGGACTCAGACGATGCTTCGGCCGTCTCATTGAGTTCTTCCAGCAACGGCGCCAACATGCTGGATAAAATACAAG GATTGAACACCTCTCAGCCCGCAGTAACCATGGAGACGCAGTCTGGGCAGGACAACATGGATCCTCTTATTCTTAACACAAGAGACTTTCACCAGCAGCAGAACTTGCAGCACTCGCCAACATCGGTGCCGCTCCCACTCTCTCAG GTTGCAATCAATGCCATGAACCTTGAACAGCAGTTATCCCAGTATGCCTTCTTCAATCAGCCTCCGCCATCCCAAACACACCAGAACCAGCCT cagcagcagcataacTCCATCCTGGGCAGTGTCTTTGCAGACTTTTATGACCAGCAGCTTCTGTCCATTCAGGCCAGTGCTCTCTCTCAACAG CTAGAGCAGTTCAACATGATGGAAACACCCAACAGCTGTGGTAGCTTCAACAACCAGACCTCCACACTCAACCACTCCCAGGCCTTGATGGGCTTGTCCGGTGGCCACTGTAACCTCACGGACTCTCAGCAGCTTGGCTACAGTAGTCACGGCAACATCCCCAACATCATTCTCACAG TGAGTGGCGAGTCTCCTCCCAGCCTGCCCAATGACCTGGGTGACTCCCTGTCAAGCGATGTCAGCTTCGACGTCGACGACCATTTCCCACTGGATGACCTAAAAATCGACCCACTGACACTTGATGGCCTGCACATGCTCAATGACCCGGACATGTTGCTCACTGACCCGGCCACAGAGGATGCCTTTCGACTGGATCGCCTCTGA
- the LOC133165036 gene encoding CREB-regulated transcription coactivator 1-like isoform X4, which translates to MATQNNPRKFSEKIALHNQKQAQDTAAFDEVMKDLSINRAARLKLQTTQYLQLGPNHGQYYGGSLPNVNQIGSSTADFSFQDSGMDANSSSRHHGLVDRVYRNRITSPHRNPLTVDKHGRQIDSCPYSSVYLSPPPDISWRRTNSDSALHQSTLAPGQQASFMGGFQELQPKQGFQIVKQEVEEEMPKENWDCKKDVSRSKSYEVPGIHIIPSPEQHLKPVAHSTGGSLPDLSNIKFPPPLSTPLDSDDASAVSLSSSSNGANMLDKIQGLNTSQPAVTMETQSGQDNMDPLILNTRDFHQQQNLQHSPTSVPLPLSQVAINAMNLEQQLSQYAFFNQPPPSQTHQNQPQQHNSILGSVFADFYDQQLLSIQASALSQQLEQFNMMETPNSCGSFNNQTSTLNHSQALMGLSGGHCNLTDSQQLGYSSHGNIPNIILTVSGESPPSLPNDLGDSLSSDVSFDVDDHFPLDDLKIDPLTLDGLHMLNDPDMLLTDPATEDAFRLDRL; encoded by the exons ATGGCGACTCAAAACAATCCGCGGAAATTCAGCGAGAAGATTGCTTTGCATAACCAGAAGCAGGCACAAGACACGGCGGCGTTCGACGAAGTGATGAAAGACCTCAGCATTAATCGGGCTGCCAGG TTGAAGTTGCAGACGACTCAGTATTTGCAGTTGGGACCTAACCATGGGCAGTACTATGGAGGATCGTTGCCGAACGTAAACCAGATTGGAAGCAGCACTGCTGATTTTTCTTTCCAG GATTCTGGGATGGATGCAAACAGCTCATCGCGACACCACGGGCTGGTGGACAGAGTCTACCGCAACCGAATCACATCACCCCATCGGAACCCTCTCACTGTCGACAAACATGGACGCCAG ATTGACAGCTGTCCGTACAGCTCGGTATATTTGTCACCGCCACCTGACATCAGCTGGAGGAG GACAAACTCTGACTCGGCGCTTCACCAGAGCACATTAGCTCCCGGCCAGCAAGCCTCCTTCATGGGTGGGTTCCAAGAGCTCCAGCCCAAGCAAG GATTTCAAATTGTCAAACAGGAGGTTGAAGAAGAAATGCCCAAAGAGAACTGGGACTGCAAAAAG GATGTTTCTAGATCCAAATCATATGAAGTCCCTGGAATCCA CATAATTCCATCACCGGAGCAGCATCTCAAACCAGTTGCTCACAGCACTGGCGGTTCTCTGCCTGACCTATCAAACATTAAGTTCCCTCCTCCGCTATCCACCCCGCTGGACTCAGACGATGCTTCGGCCGTCTCATTGAGTTCTTCCAGCAACGGCGCCAACATGCTGGATAAAATACAAG GATTGAACACCTCTCAGCCCGCAGTAACCATGGAGACGCAGTCTGGGCAGGACAACATGGATCCTCTTATTCTTAACACAAGAGACTTTCACCAGCAGCAGAACTTGCAGCACTCGCCAACATCGGTGCCGCTCCCACTCTCTCAG GTTGCAATCAATGCCATGAACCTTGAACAGCAGTTATCCCAGTATGCCTTCTTCAATCAGCCTCCGCCATCCCAAACACACCAGAACCAGCCT cagcagcataacTCCATCCTGGGCAGTGTCTTTGCAGACTTTTATGACCAGCAGCTTCTGTCCATTCAGGCCAGTGCTCTCTCTCAACAG CTAGAGCAGTTCAACATGATGGAAACACCCAACAGCTGTGGTAGCTTCAACAACCAGACCTCCACACTCAACCACTCCCAGGCCTTGATGGGCTTGTCCGGTGGCCACTGTAACCTCACGGACTCTCAGCAGCTTGGCTACAGTAGTCACGGCAACATCCCCAACATCATTCTCACAG TGAGTGGCGAGTCTCCTCCCAGCCTGCCCAATGACCTGGGTGACTCCCTGTCAAGCGATGTCAGCTTCGACGTCGACGACCATTTCCCACTGGATGACCTAAAAATCGACCCACTGACACTTGATGGCCTGCACATGCTCAATGACCCGGACATGTTGCTCACTGACCCGGCCACAGAGGATGCCTTTCGACTGGATCGCCTCTGA
- the LOC133165814 gene encoding cortexin-1-like — translation MSFTNYWVVDYDLSSPAPPSFARGPGVPQPAAGHPEQAAALCFVGLLVLLLLFLLIRCVRTLLDPYSSMPASSWTDHKEGLDRGQFDYALV, via the coding sequence ATGAGCTTCACCAACTACTGGGTGGTGGACTACGACCTGTCCTCCCCGGCCCCGCCCAGCTTTGCCAGGGGTCCCGGGGTGCCGCAGCCGGCGGCGGGACACCCTGAGCAGGCCGCAGCCTTGTGTTTCGTGGGCCTCCTGGTTCTCCTGCTGCTCTTCTTGCTGATTCGCTGCGTGCGGACCCTGCTGGACCCCTACAGCAGCATGCCAGCGTCATCGTGGACGGACCACAAGGAGGGTCTGGACAGAGGACAGTTTGATTATGCGCTGGTGTGA
- the LOC133166068 gene encoding mitochondrial import inner membrane translocase subunit TIM44-like — protein MATSVFRGYRLVGKHRFAFCSRLLGSMSWRDSDRLHKSQTATLQVRHASGRKGFLGEFIDNLQQEFGKNQEMKENIKKFREEAKRLEESDALQQARRKYNSIEAETVKTYDIFKKTLGSLSETVKDSLEKEVSRTDIGKKIKEGVEEAARSAMHSAETVSKGGERLGKTSAFQAISQSVESMKKEIDVGDVGPYRAPPQLRKRSDFSSKGADSDARLFEANEEALGVVLHKDSKWYQQWKDFKDNNMVFNRFFEMKMKYDESDNVLVRASRAVTDRVTTVLGGLFSKTEMSEVLTEIVKADPKFDKDSFLKQCEKDIIPNILEAMIRGELDVLKDWCYEATYSQLAHPIQQARALGLLFQSKILDIDNIDLAMGKMMDQGPVLIITFQAQVVMVLRSPKGDIVEGDPEKVLRTMYVWALCRDQEELNPNAAWRLLDISASSTEQVL, from the exons ATGGCAACCTCCGTGTTTCGGGGTTACCGG CTGGTCGGTAAACATCGCTTTGCCTTCTGCTCCCGTCTGCTGGGTTCCATGAGTTGGAGAGATTCTGACAGGTTACACAAGAGTCAAACAGCAACACTGCAG GTGCGACATGCCTCGGGTCGCAAAGGTTTCCTGGGAGAATTTATAGATAACCTTCAACAGGAGTTTGGGAAGAATCAGGAGATGAAGGAGAACATTAAAAAGTTCAGAGAGGAGGCCAAGAGGCTTGAGGAGTCTGACGCCCTCCAACAGGCGAGAAGAAAATAT aacTCGATCGAGGCAGAGACGGTGAagacatatgacatattcaaaAAAACACTGGGCTCATTATCGGAAACAGTGAAGGAC AGTCTTGAAAAGGAGGTGAGTCGCACAGACATTgggaagaaaatcaaggaaGGTGTGGAGGAAGCCGCCCGCAGCGCCATGCACTCTGCCGAGACCGTTTCCAAGGGAGGAGAACGATTGGGCAAGACCAGCGCCTTCCAGGCCATCTCACAG AGTGTCGAGTCCATGAAGAAGGAAATTGACGTTGGTGACGTTGGACCTTACAGAGCTCCCCCTCAGCTGAGGAAGAGGAGTGATTTTTCTTCAAAGGGAGCTGATAGTGACGCAAGATTATTTGAGGCCAATGA GGAGGCTTTGGGAGTTGTTCTTCACAAGGACTCCAAATGGTACCAGCAGTGGAAGGACTTCAAAGACAATAACATGGTTTTCAACA GATTTTttgaaatgaagatgaaatatgACGAAAGTGATAATGTCCTTGTTCGAGCATCCAGGGCTGTGACTGACCGAGTCACCACCGTCCTCG GTGGTCTTTTCTCCAAGACAGAGATGTCTGAGGTGCTGACTGAGATTGTGAAGGCAGACCCCAAATTTGACAAAGACTCTTTTCTCAAACAGTGTGAAAAAGACATCATCCCAAACATACTGGAG GCTATGATTCGTGGCGAGCTGGATGTTTTGAAAGACTGGTGCTATGAAGCG ACATACAGTCAGCTTGCCCATCCCATCCAACAAGCTCGAGCTTTGGGATTGCTGTTCCAGTCTAAAATCCTTGATATCGATAATATTGAT TTGGCCATGGGAAAGATGATGGACCAGGGCCCAGTGCTGATCATCACCTTCCAGGCCCAAGTTGTCATGGTGCTAAGAAGCCCCAAAGGAGACATCGTGGAGGGAGATCCG GAGAAGGTATTGAGGACAATGTATGTTTGGGCGCTGTGCCGCGACCAGGAGGAGCTGAACCCGAACGCAGCCTGGAGACTCCTCGATATCTCCGCCTCCAGCACTGAGCAGGTTCTCTAG